A window from Methylocystis sp. MJC1 encodes these proteins:
- a CDS encoding NAD(P)H-hydrate dehydratase: protein MPTSPFPLELLTTEQMARADRMTIESGVPSMDLMESAAVAIARVTSRILQRTSGRRVLVLCGPGNNGGDGYVAARLLKAQRYKVRVASLVPPDQLRGDAARAAAGWTGTLLPAEECDFHGVDLVIDALFGTGLARDLDPTAQALVNRLNQWRRETKQNVVAVDIPSGVDGTTGAIRGAAVEADETITFFRVKIGHLLLPGRLRCGKLTCAHIGIRASTLESMAVKTFVNTPELWLSTLPRPKVDGHKYTRGHALVVSGGASFTGAARLSAAAALRGGAGLVTLASPSDALPVNASALTSVMVRPADGAEGLATVLADERKNAVAIGPGLGVSEESCRQVEVALTPQAYRRAAVLDADALTSFESDPFRLWRATRAAPGPVVMTPHAGEFARLFAECNADCALRSKLDRARDAARVSGAVVLFKGPDTVVAAPDGRVSILPYASPWLATAGSGDVLTGIVAGLLAQRMDGFFAASAAVWMHARAAEIFGPGLIADDVISSLPQVWRELCGAGA from the coding sequence ATGCCGACAAGCCCCTTTCCGCTCGAGCTCCTCACAACCGAACAAATGGCCCGCGCCGATCGGATGACGATCGAGAGCGGCGTGCCGAGCATGGACCTGATGGAAAGCGCCGCGGTGGCGATCGCGCGGGTGACGAGCCGCATTCTGCAACGCACCAGCGGACGCCGCGTGCTCGTGCTCTGCGGTCCCGGCAATAATGGCGGCGACGGCTATGTGGCGGCGCGGCTTCTGAAGGCGCAACGCTACAAGGTGCGCGTCGCCTCGCTGGTGCCGCCCGACCAATTACGCGGCGACGCGGCGCGTGCCGCGGCCGGCTGGACCGGCACGCTTTTGCCGGCGGAAGAATGCGATTTTCACGGGGTCGATCTCGTTATCGACGCGCTTTTCGGCACCGGCCTCGCGCGCGATCTCGACCCCACCGCCCAGGCGCTCGTCAACCGCCTGAACCAGTGGCGCCGGGAGACAAAGCAGAATGTCGTGGCCGTCGATATTCCGAGCGGCGTCGATGGGACGACGGGGGCGATCCGCGGCGCAGCGGTCGAAGCCGACGAGACCATCACCTTTTTCCGTGTGAAGATCGGGCACCTGCTGCTGCCGGGGCGCCTGCGTTGCGGCAAGCTCACCTGCGCCCATATCGGCATCCGCGCGTCGACCCTCGAATCGATGGCAGTGAAGACCTTCGTCAACACGCCGGAGCTGTGGCTTTCGACCCTGCCGCGGCCAAAGGTGGATGGGCATAAATATACGCGCGGCCATGCGCTCGTTGTATCGGGCGGCGCCTCCTTTACCGGCGCCGCGCGGCTTTCCGCTGCGGCCGCTTTGCGCGGGGGCGCGGGGCTCGTCACGCTCGCGAGCCCGAGCGACGCTTTGCCGGTCAACGCCAGCGCGCTCACTTCCGTCATGGTGCGGCCGGCCGACGGCGCCGAGGGCCTCGCCACAGTGCTCGCGGACGAGCGCAAGAACGCCGTCGCGATCGGCCCCGGCCTCGGCGTCAGCGAAGAAAGCTGCCGGCAGGTGGAGGTCGCGCTGACGCCGCAGGCCTATCGCCGCGCCGCCGTGCTGGACGCCGATGCGCTGACAAGCTTCGAGAGCGATCCCTTCCGTTTGTGGCGCGCGACCCGCGCGGCGCCCGGCCCGGTGGTGATGACGCCGCACGCCGGCGAATTCGCGCGGCTTTTTGCGGAGTGCAACGCCGATTGCGCGCTGCGCTCGAAGCTCGACAGGGCGCGCGACGCTGCGCGGGTGAGCGGGGCGGTCGTGCTCTTCAAAGGGCCGGACACGGTGGTGGCAGCGCCGGACGGCCGCGTTTCCATTCTGCCCTATGCGAGCCCCTGGCTCGCCACCGCGGGTTCGGGCGACGTGCTGACCGGAATCGTCGCCGGTCTCCTCGCTCAGAGAATGGACGGGTTTTTCGCCGCCTCCGCCGCCGTCTGGATGCACGCGCGCGCGGCAGAAATTTTCGGGCCAGGTCTGATTGCGGACGATGTCATTTCCTCGCTGCCGCAAGTATGGCGAGAGCTTTGTGGCGCGGGTGCATGA
- a CDS encoding transposase, with the protein MLTAILLTYDAPTQPLRRDAIARSLASLVEACVEGLVADAVLAGAPGRGLDKVADEAGCELVETEKMTEGLAGALALARRERVLLLTAGYAVDRGFIDEVNDALAYGGGDRPYVLRAAPSSLVTRLVPRLAAPAGIIARKSALRAEASADLVRLAKRLRCSELSSSARRTF; encoded by the coding sequence ATGTTGACAGCCATTCTGCTTACCTATGACGCGCCCACCCAGCCGCTGCGTCGAGACGCGATCGCGCGAAGCCTCGCCTCGCTGGTCGAGGCCTGCGTCGAGGGGCTCGTCGCCGATGCGGTTCTCGCCGGCGCGCCCGGCCGCGGGCTCGACAAGGTGGCCGACGAAGCGGGCTGCGAGCTGGTCGAGACCGAGAAAATGACGGAAGGGCTCGCGGGCGCGCTCGCCCTCGCACGGCGGGAAAGAGTCTTGCTGCTGACTGCAGGCTACGCCGTCGACCGCGGCTTTATCGACGAGGTCAACGACGCACTTGCCTATGGCGGCGGCGACCGCCCCTATGTGCTGCGGGCGGCGCCCTCGTCGCTCGTCACGCGGCTTGTCCCCAGGCTTGCCGCGCCAGCCGGAATCATCGCGCGCAAAAGCGCCTTGCGGGCAGAGGCGAGCGCCGATCTCGTGCGCCTCGCCAAGCGGCTGCGCTGCTCGGAGCTCTCGAGCAGCGCGCGCCGGACGTTCTGA